A region from the Verrucomicrobiia bacterium genome encodes:
- a CDS encoding histone deacetylase, which produces MTIITDTKCTDYATPGHPERPARISRTVELLQHQTELPITWSSPVEVPEHAIHRAHVTRHLNRLLHPEDFDADTPFHAGIGERARNAVGGALAALACALRGEPNFSLMRPPGHHATSTQAMGFCYLNNMAIAALEAHAQSRKRVAVLDFDVHHGNGTEEILINRPGVAYFSVHQSPCYPGTGAQHVGHNCFNYPVAPMTPRAEYRQVLQQALDDLAAFKPDLIGVSAGFDAYAHDPIAQETLTVEDFHWLGTQLASLGRPLFNVLEGGYSDELPQLILAYLKGLSNIP; this is translated from the coding sequence ATGACGATCATCACGGACACGAAGTGCACTGATTACGCCACGCCGGGCCACCCTGAACGGCCGGCGCGCATCAGCCGCACGGTGGAATTGTTGCAACACCAGACCGAACTGCCCATCACCTGGAGTTCGCCCGTCGAGGTCCCGGAACACGCGATTCACCGGGCGCATGTGACGCGGCACCTCAACCGCCTGCTGCACCCCGAGGATTTCGACGCCGACACGCCGTTTCACGCGGGCATTGGCGAACGCGCGCGCAACGCGGTGGGCGGCGCATTGGCGGCACTGGCCTGCGCACTGCGCGGCGAGCCGAACTTCAGTTTGATGCGGCCGCCCGGACATCACGCCACTTCCACCCAGGCGATGGGCTTTTGCTATTTGAACAACATGGCCATCGCCGCCCTGGAGGCGCATGCGCAAAGCCGAAAACGCGTGGCCGTGCTGGACTTCGATGTGCATCACGGCAATGGCACGGAAGAAATCCTGATAAACCGTCCCGGCGTCGCCTATTTTTCCGTTCACCAATCCCCCTGCTATCCGGGCACCGGCGCGCAACATGTCGGCCACAATTGCTTCAACTATCCGGTTGCCCCCATGACGCCGCGGGCAGAATACCGCCAGGTGCTCCAGCAGGCCCTCGATGATCTTGCCGCGTTCAAGCCCGATCTGATCGGGGTTTCCGCCGGGTTCGATGCCTATGCGCACGACCCCATCGCGCAAGAGACGCTGACAGTCGAAGATTTCCATTGGCTGGGCACGCAACTCGCCAGTTTGGGGCGACCCCTGTTCAATGTGTTGGAAGGCGGTTACAGCGACGAACTACCGCAACTCATTCTCGCCTACTTGAAGGGGCTCTCGAACATTCCCTGA
- a CDS encoding group III truncated hemoglobin, with the protein MGTEPSLYFRLGGHDGILKLIKPFYIDVRQHAVIGPVFNAQITDWPAHLDKITEFWALQTGGPSRYRGGFAGAHLALSLQPEHFQHWLSLWEFNANRQLPAREAAEMTALAHEFGRRLFAVTQGRRG; encoded by the coding sequence ATGGGAACAGAGCCTTCACTTTATTTCCGCCTCGGCGGCCACGACGGCATCCTCAAACTCATCAAGCCGTTCTACATTGACGTTCGCCAGCACGCCGTCATTGGTCCGGTGTTCAACGCGCAGATCACCGACTGGCCGGCGCATCTCGACAAGATTACGGAATTCTGGGCGCTGCAAACGGGCGGGCCGTCGCGCTATCGCGGCGGATTTGCGGGCGCGCACCTTGCGCTCAGCTTGCAGCCGGAGCATTTCCAGCACTGGCTGAGCTTGTGGGAGTTCAACGCCAATCGCCAGCTGCCCGCGCGGGAGGCCGCCGAAATGACGGCCCTGGCGCACGAGTTCGGACGGCGGTTGTTCGCGGTGACGCAGGGACGGCGTGGTTGA